One genomic segment of Paraburkholderia hospita includes these proteins:
- a CDS encoding FAD-dependent oxidoreductase, producing MEKPVILAVDDDPIVAGAVARDLQVAYGEHYQIVRMESGSAALEAAQQLRLQNRFIALFIADQRMPQMSGIEFLEQAIELFPEAKRVLLTAYADTDAAIRAINTVHLDQYLLKPWHPPEQNFYPALDDLLADWHASFRPASQGLRLLDHRWSPQGHLLRDFMARNHIPFRWLDVERHDEADPLINALHPGMRQLPVLIFEDGTVMSRPTTAQIAEQVGLRTRSTTPFFDLVIVGGGPAGLAAAVYGASEGLQVAIIECDAPGGQAGTSSHIDNYLGFPAGVSGAELSRRALMQARRFGAEMILTQHAVGLRIEAPYKFVRLSDGSEVSCLALMVASGVSYRKLEARGVQALTGAGVYYGAALVEAVACANQDLYIVGAANSAGQGAMFLSRYARSVTLLCRGPSLSAGMSHYLVQQIHETGNIRVRPHTEVESVSGDGHLDAITLRDVQTGRVETVEASGLFVFIGAAPCTEWLRGVVERDEHGFLLTGRVLVKGSRRPSGWQVGRDPYLLETSVPGIFAAGDVRADSVKRVAAAVGEGSIAVHFIHQYLANP from the coding sequence ATGGAAAAACCCGTAATCCTCGCTGTCGATGACGACCCGATCGTGGCCGGTGCGGTCGCGCGCGATCTTCAGGTTGCGTACGGCGAGCATTACCAGATCGTGCGCATGGAGTCGGGGTCAGCTGCGCTGGAAGCCGCGCAGCAATTGCGTCTGCAAAACCGCTTCATTGCGCTTTTCATCGCGGATCAGCGCATGCCGCAGATGAGCGGGATCGAGTTCCTCGAACAGGCAATCGAACTGTTCCCAGAAGCCAAGCGCGTGCTGTTGACCGCGTACGCGGATACCGATGCCGCCATCCGCGCGATCAATACGGTGCATCTCGATCAGTATCTGCTCAAGCCGTGGCATCCACCGGAACAGAACTTCTATCCGGCACTCGATGACCTGCTCGCGGACTGGCACGCATCGTTTCGTCCCGCATCGCAAGGCCTCCGTCTGCTTGATCACCGCTGGTCGCCGCAAGGGCATTTGCTGCGCGACTTCATGGCGCGCAATCACATTCCGTTCCGATGGCTCGATGTGGAGCGGCACGACGAGGCCGATCCGCTGATCAACGCGCTGCATCCAGGCATGCGTCAGTTGCCCGTGCTGATATTCGAGGACGGCACCGTGATGAGCCGTCCGACGACTGCGCAGATCGCCGAGCAAGTAGGACTGCGCACGCGCTCGACCACACCTTTCTTTGACCTCGTGATCGTGGGCGGCGGGCCGGCGGGGCTCGCTGCCGCAGTGTATGGCGCGTCGGAAGGACTGCAGGTGGCGATCATCGAATGTGATGCGCCCGGCGGGCAGGCAGGCACCAGTTCGCACATCGACAACTACCTTGGCTTTCCGGCGGGCGTGAGCGGCGCGGAACTGTCGCGGCGCGCGCTGATGCAGGCAAGGCGCTTCGGCGCCGAAATGATACTGACGCAGCATGCGGTGGGCTTGCGAATAGAAGCGCCGTACAAGTTCGTCAGGCTCTCCGATGGCTCCGAGGTCAGCTGTCTTGCGCTGATGGTCGCGAGCGGCGTGTCGTATCGCAAACTGGAAGCGCGCGGCGTGCAGGCGCTGACGGGCGCGGGCGTCTATTACGGCGCGGCGCTCGTCGAGGCCGTCGCTTGTGCCAATCAGGATTTGTATATCGTGGGCGCCGCGAATTCGGCGGGACAGGGCGCGATGTTCCTTTCCAGGTACGCGCGATCGGTCACGTTGCTGTGCCGGGGACCGTCGCTGAGCGCGGGCATGTCGCACTATCTGGTCCAGCAGATACACGAAACCGGGAATATTCGCGTGCGGCCCCATACCGAGGTCGAAAGCGTGAGCGGCGACGGACATCTCGACGCGATCACGTTGCGTGACGTGCAGACTGGGCGAGTCGAAACGGTTGAAGCAAGCGGCCTGTTCGTTTTCATCGGCGCTGCGCCTTGCACGGAATGGCTGCGCGGGGTCGTCGAGCGGGACGAGCATGGTTTTCTGCTGACGGGCCGCGTGCTGGTCAAGGGCAGCAGGAGGCCTTCGGGATGGCAGGTTGGACGCGATCCGTATCTGCTCGAAACGAGTGTCCCAGGCATCTTCGCGGCGGGCGACGTGCGCGCCGATTCAGTCAAGCGCGTTGCGGCCGCTGTCGGCGAAGGATCGATTGCCGTGCATTTCATCCACCAGTATCTGGCGAATCCATGA
- a CDS encoding ATP-binding protein — translation MSDLSTLFEMPLFSGLPEERRTWLRANLDEYHLKTGEILMREGQRVTHQFVLLDGEIVTEKMVGGRQVFDDRRPAPTSIAETSLLADMPLPLTFTAATDCFLVALPESVVRTLLNECESFSRHIFRSIYARITAYDAFILNGEKLAALGRLSAGLAHELNNPAAAVARAADCLRESLDTMREATCVLVVSAMPAEVVDLLDGWASRAVPAADTTPQAALRQSEAESVLADWLAARGLAKPWLIAPQLAVAGFSPDDLEPVAARVTPEQFGAGVRWLAATLELRSLGNQAWIGAGRISEIVKAMKDYSYMDQAPLQEVDIHSGIEDTLTIMRHKLRQGVSVKRDYDRMLPLVPVYGSELNQVWTNLIDNAVDAMDGNGELTIRSRQEGSFAVIEIMDTGSGIPTDIVARLFEPFFTTKPLGKGNGLGLHIAYRTVVQRHNGTISVASRPGETKFKVCLPLAARH, via the coding sequence ATGAGCGATCTGTCCACGCTGTTTGAGATGCCTCTCTTCTCTGGGTTGCCCGAAGAGCGACGCACATGGCTGCGCGCGAATCTGGACGAATACCATCTGAAGACGGGCGAGATCCTGATGCGAGAGGGGCAGCGCGTCACGCATCAGTTCGTGCTGCTCGACGGCGAAATCGTGACGGAAAAAATGGTGGGCGGGCGGCAAGTGTTCGATGACCGACGGCCCGCGCCGACATCGATTGCAGAGACCTCGCTGCTCGCGGACATGCCGCTGCCATTGACCTTCACGGCCGCGACAGATTGTTTTCTGGTCGCGCTTCCCGAGTCGGTGGTCCGCACGCTGCTGAACGAATGCGAGTCCTTCAGCCGTCACATCTTCCGGTCGATCTACGCGCGCATCACCGCTTATGACGCGTTCATCCTCAATGGCGAGAAACTCGCCGCACTGGGCCGCCTGTCGGCCGGCCTCGCACATGAACTGAACAATCCCGCCGCCGCCGTGGCGCGCGCTGCCGATTGTCTGCGCGAGTCGCTCGACACCATGCGTGAGGCGACGTGCGTGCTGGTTGTGAGCGCGATGCCCGCCGAAGTCGTCGATCTGCTGGACGGCTGGGCAAGCCGTGCCGTGCCTGCCGCCGATACGACGCCTCAAGCTGCATTGCGGCAAAGCGAAGCCGAAAGCGTGCTCGCCGATTGGCTCGCCGCACGCGGGCTTGCCAAACCGTGGTTGATCGCGCCGCAACTCGCGGTGGCCGGGTTCTCGCCAGACGATCTCGAACCCGTCGCCGCGCGCGTGACACCAGAACAATTCGGCGCGGGCGTCCGCTGGCTGGCTGCGACGCTGGAGCTGCGGTCTTTGGGAAACCAGGCCTGGATCGGTGCGGGTCGTATCTCCGAGATCGTGAAGGCGATGAAGGACTATTCATATATGGACCAGGCGCCATTGCAGGAGGTCGATATACATAGCGGCATCGAGGATACGCTGACGATCATGCGTCATAAGCTCAGGCAAGGCGTGTCCGTCAAGCGCGACTACGATCGCATGCTGCCGCTCGTACCCGTCTATGGCAGCGAGCTGAATCAGGTGTGGACGAATCTGATCGACAATGCCGTCGACGCGATGGATGGCAACGGCGAACTCACGATACGCTCGCGCCAGGAAGGCAGTTTTGCGGTCATCGAAATCATGGACACGGGGTCCGGCATTCCGACCGATATCGTCGCGCGGCTTTTTGAGCCTTTCTTTACTACCAAGCCTTTAGGCAAGGGCAATGGCCTGGGGCTTCACATAGCTTACCGGACCGTTGTGCAGCGGCATAACGGCACGATCAGCGTCGCTTCGCGCCCTGGCGAGACGAAATTCAAGGTGTGCCTGCCGCTGGCGGCGCGTCATTGA
- a CDS encoding type III secretion system effector protein: protein MTMRIVAETYHGNRRRETMPDFEAEKFKKAVKKAFEKILTFNIGVELGREINSADCDLLVIKAGPGQANKCMMERQSAQDMNQACYTEVLDAELLSQKIQALINAKVITAAHPAVAKFLKFYVTQAQGGKKEQFTKTMGTGSRAGDYPIAHESPTAERQAAHGTDRILRNRIGDFDSLKKIEQAVDFVRSLQNGLIGYHIMSHLTPGAGTGAFVVWDPDQADAGADLPPSERAAWMTRPSWIALVHELIHGWRLVTGRCVFRPEPLIEEYYEEAMTVGLPPYDGCKFTENRFRQAGAEALRTFYGQKTKIISEDAQRKHKSVAERLV from the coding sequence ATGACGATGAGAATTGTGGCGGAGACGTACCATGGAAACAGACGCCGCGAGACGATGCCGGATTTCGAGGCCGAAAAATTCAAGAAAGCCGTGAAAAAGGCATTCGAAAAAATTCTCACGTTCAATATCGGGGTGGAACTTGGAAGGGAGATCAACAGCGCCGATTGCGATCTCCTGGTGATCAAGGCTGGCCCGGGGCAAGCCAACAAATGCATGATGGAACGGCAAAGCGCCCAGGATATGAACCAGGCCTGCTACACAGAGGTACTCGACGCGGAACTTCTGTCCCAGAAGATTCAGGCGTTGATCAACGCAAAGGTCATCACGGCTGCCCACCCAGCCGTGGCGAAGTTCCTCAAATTCTATGTCACGCAGGCACAGGGAGGAAAAAAGGAGCAGTTCACGAAAACGATGGGCACAGGATCAAGAGCGGGAGACTATCCAATAGCGCATGAGTCACCAACGGCAGAAAGGCAGGCCGCCCACGGCACGGACAGAATCCTGCGCAACCGCATTGGCGACTTCGATTCCCTGAAGAAAATTGAACAGGCCGTCGACTTTGTCCGATCTCTTCAGAACGGCCTTATCGGTTATCACATCATGTCTCATCTGACGCCCGGGGCGGGCACGGGAGCCTTCGTCGTATGGGATCCCGACCAGGCCGATGCGGGTGCGGACCTGCCCCCGTCCGAGCGTGCGGCATGGATGACGCGGCCCAGTTGGATCGCACTGGTGCACGAGTTGATACACGGCTGGCGACTTGTGACGGGACGATGCGTGTTTCGGCCCGAACCACTCATCGAGGAGTATTACGAAGAGGCCATGACAGTCGGGCTGCCGCCGTACGACGGTTGCAAATTCACCGAGAACCGGTTTCGCCAGGCCGGTGCAGAAGCGCTGCGGACGTTCTACGGACAGAAGACAAAAATCATCAGCGAGGACGCGCAGCGAAAGCACAAGTCCGTTGCCGAGAGGCTTGTTTAA